TTGTTAAACCCGTTTTAAATAAATAGTTTTTGTTTAAAATTCATCGCTTATGCTATGCCTTCATTAAAAGGTAACCGGAAGCCGAAAAGCACAACCGGTCTGTTCCTGAAGGCAGCAGCTGGTCCGTAGAATAATATTCCCTGAAACTCGGGCTTTTCTCCTGAAGCAGCTGCTCATACTGGCTCAGAATTTTTTCCGGTATCTGGTCATATCCCCTTTTTCTCAATCCCAGGCAGAGCCAGCCAAGATAGATGGGCCATGAACCTCCGTTATGGAAATGGTAGGGCCTGTTTTTGAATTCATAGCTGTAATTGTTTTCCAGTAAATTCCAGTCGGCATCATCCGGAAAAATAACCGGGTAAAAAACCGGGAGCATCCAGTGACCAAACTCAGTATTCAGCATCTTCAAAAACTGTGTGAAATCCTCCATATTGAGATCAAAACCTAAAAAGACGGCCAGTGCATTTCCTGCAAGATCGAAACGTTCATCATAGCCGTTGGCATTCAGCGATGCCCATAAATACGGCTTCTCATCTGCCTTTTTATAGGCTGCCCCGTGGTATCTGGCGTCAGCCGAATTATTTTTCCGGAAATTGATTTCAATTAAATGTTTCAGCTGTTCTGCCTGGGCATTCCGTTCATCATCCCGGTATACCTCAGCAGCATTTTTCAAGGCCCAGTACCGCAGGACATTATCATACAGGACATAGCCGGAAGTTACATATTCATCTGCCCAGTTGCCGCCCAGCGGGCTGTATAAAAGGCCTCTCTGGTTGAATTCCCAGGTTTTCAGACAGGAAAATGCCTTGTCTATCTTAGGTTTTAAGCTTTGCTTTACTTCCTGGTCTTGGGTATATTTTATATATTCACACGCACCGATGATCCACCAGATGGTGGCATCCGTTCTTCCGACAAGCGTGCCGTAGCTTACCTTATTTCCGTAAACATTGGACGGAATCTGTCCGTTTTCTGCCTGATGGTCTGCGAGGGTTTTCACTGATTTTTCCAGACCGTCAATAATCATCGGGTTTTTAATCA
The sequence above is a segment of the Chryseobacterium sp. JJR-5R genome. Coding sequences within it:
- a CDS encoding amylo-alpha-1,6-glucosidase, which gives rise to MFTKEALQVIEQSISEQGILASSEKKDNYARVWSRDAMMTGITGILIKNPMIIDGLEKSVKTLADHQAENGQIPSNVYGNKVSYGTLVGRTDATIWWIIGACEYIKYTQDQEVKQSLKPKIDKAFSCLKTWEFNQRGLLYSPLGGNWADEYVTSGYVLYDNVLRYWALKNAAEVYRDDERNAQAEQLKHLIEINFRKNNSADARYHGAAYKKADEKPYLWASLNANGYDERFDLAGNALAVFLGFDLNMEDFTQFLKMLNTEFGHWMLPVFYPVIFPDDADWNLLENNYSYEFKNRPYHFHNGGSWPIYLGWLCLGLRKRGYDQIPEKILSQYEQLLQEKSPSFREYYSTDQLLPSGTDRLCFSASGYLLMKA